A stretch of Deferribacter autotrophicus DNA encodes these proteins:
- a CDS encoding helix-turn-helix domain-containing protein has product MRANKLPFIDKKNYIKALLVAKGIKLTDIAKELNVALPTVSQVISGKKTSFRIQKAISEALSVPYEDLWGDTYRIVKTEGKSNVK; this is encoded by the coding sequence ATGAGAGCTAACAAATTACCTTTTATTGACAAAAAAAATTATATTAAAGCTCTTTTGGTTGCAAAAGGCATTAAACTCACAGATATTGCAAAAGAGCTTAATGTTGCCCTTCCTACGGTTTCCCAAGTCATTTCTGGCAAGAAAACCTCCTTTCGTATTCAAAAAGCTATTTCTGAAGCCCTGAGCGTCCCCTACGAGGATCTCTGGGGCGATACATATAGAATAGTTAAAACTGAGGGAAAAAGCAATGTCAAATAA
- a CDS encoding AAA family ATPase gives MTKLAQVMDRFGLTVADVAKITGHSQPTISQLKAGNYNGKNGKEQEVLNILAESGYMLEPKKIVVRSDVFITTKNVKRFNELCDEMFSEEADLTSSIGVVIGRAGRGKTKAARHYCINKPEAVYVQFLDGFSLVDVAREIAYELGGVRPRGFRACLDVIEESTIAYRKIAIIDEADKMPKKYFEMIRGLNERCNMPIVLVGEESLKRILDSERRLKSRTRRVVAFEPISVEDVFVYYEKALGLSLDVSIVKKLHKKASGDFRFVVRDAINIARIININGLTEVDEKVLRALNG, from the coding sequence ATGACAAAGTTGGCGCAAGTAATGGATAGGTTTGGGTTGACTGTGGCCGACGTAGCAAAAATAACAGGCCACAGCCAACCAACCATTTCCCAGTTAAAAGCTGGGAATTATAACGGAAAAAATGGCAAAGAGCAAGAGGTTTTAAACATTTTAGCTGAAAGTGGGTATATGCTTGAGCCTAAAAAAATTGTGGTACGCAGTGATGTGTTTATCACTACAAAAAATGTGAAAAGGTTTAACGAGCTTTGCGATGAGATGTTTAGCGAGGAAGCTGATTTAACATCAAGTATCGGCGTTGTGATCGGCAGAGCTGGCAGAGGTAAAACAAAGGCAGCAAGGCATTATTGCATCAATAAGCCTGAAGCTGTGTATGTCCAGTTTTTAGACGGTTTTAGTCTGGTGGATGTGGCAAGGGAGATTGCATATGAATTGGGTGGTGTGAGGCCAAGAGGTTTTCGGGCGTGTCTTGATGTGATTGAAGAGTCAACTATTGCTTATAGGAAGATCGCTATAATCGATGAAGCCGACAAAATGCCTAAAAAATACTTTGAAATGATAAGAGGTTTAAATGAGCGCTGCAATATGCCAATTGTGTTGGTTGGTGAAGAGAGCTTGAAGAGGATTCTTGATTCAGAAAGAAGATTGAAAAGTAGGACAAGAAGGGTTGTGGCGTTTGAGCCTATAAGTGTTGAGGATGTTTTTGTTTATTATGAAAAAGCGCTTGGGCTTTCTCTAGATGTTAGTATCGTCAAAAAACTTCACAAAAAAGCAAGCGGAGATTTTCGTTTTGTGGTGAGAGATGCCATCAATATTGCAAGGATAATAAATATCAACGGATTGACGGAAGTGGATGAAAAAGTATTGAGGGCGCTGAATGGCTAA
- a CDS encoding helix-turn-helix domain-containing protein yields the protein MNIEICKRIKQIRKDLNVSQKEFAATIGISQGHLSKIERGEHSPDKPIIMSIAYSYGINPDWLLTGEGEMFRTNDSKNINSGNIINGSNFIIGSNNTGFREKEITDIEKDLIESFRKLPKKKQQYFYHKIKAEALETELKED from the coding sequence ATGAATATTGAAATATGCAAAAGAATTAAACAAATAAGAAAAGATTTAAATGTTTCTCAAAAAGAATTTGCTGCAACAATAGGTATTTCGCAAGGACATCTAAGCAAGATTGAAAGAGGTGAACATTCTCCAGATAAACCAATAATTATGTCTATCGCATATTCGTATGGAATAAATCCTGACTGGCTCCTCACAGGTGAAGGTGAGATGTTTCGTACAAACGATTCAAAAAATATTAATTCTGGAAACATAATAAATGGTAGTAATTTTATAATAGGCAGCAATAATACAGGGTTCCGTGAAAAAGAGATAACGGATATCGAAAAAGACCTAATAGAATCTTTCAGGAAACTACCAAAGAAAAAACAGCAATATTTTTATCATAAAATAAAAGCAGAAGCGCTTGAAACCGAATTAAAGGAGGATTAA
- a CDS encoding HK97 family phage prohead protease has product MPKDMELLYSRDLSNFEEDENYVYVDAVVLVPGTIKRNYGDLIIEADELKRSAEGLKGKPVLIEHQNDVNSVVGQVIESFFDDDTVQLKAKLKILKKGNDKLIQLIKDKIVTKLSAGFRRTLEQVKAGMYRAKDIEFQEVSIVLNSAVDQATILKKEVIDMPDIESLTKEKTLLEKEVETLKRQLVAREEKIEELTEKLSVLEKEIEALKGMAEIGKKYEESLIKDAEKFVKVVEGDDSPILSLIGKAEIDELQAIARKYEALAREKLKNTAKGTDDDTEKDELNLDEASYEDLKKYEEKLLIGGN; this is encoded by the coding sequence GTGCCAAAAGATATGGAGCTTCTATATTCTCGGGATTTAAGCAATTTTGAAGAAGATGAGAATTATGTTTATGTCGACGCTGTGGTGCTTGTGCCCGGCACCATCAAGAGAAATTATGGCGATCTGATAATAGAAGCTGACGAGCTTAAAAGATCAGCAGAAGGCCTGAAAGGCAAACCTGTTTTAATCGAACATCAAAATGATGTCAATTCTGTGGTGGGTCAGGTAATTGAAAGTTTTTTTGATGATGATACTGTTCAGTTAAAAGCAAAGCTTAAAATCCTGAAAAAAGGCAACGACAAGCTAATTCAGCTTATTAAAGACAAAATCGTTACCAAACTTTCCGCTGGATTCAGGCGAACATTAGAGCAGGTGAAAGCCGGCATGTATCGTGCCAAAGATATCGAGTTTCAAGAGGTATCTATCGTTTTAAATTCAGCTGTGGATCAAGCGACTATTTTGAAAAAGGAGGTAATAGATATGCCAGATATTGAATCTTTGACGAAAGAAAAGACACTTCTTGAAAAGGAAGTGGAAACATTAAAGAGACAACTTGTCGCGAGAGAAGAGAAAATCGAAGAACTTACCGAAAAACTCTCTGTGCTTGAAAAGGAAATCGAGGCGTTAAAAGGAATGGCAGAAATCGGCAAAAAGTATGAAGAGAGCTTGATAAAGGACGCAGAAAAGTTCGTTAAAGTGGTGGAAGGTGACGACTCTCCTATTCTCTCACTTATCGGCAAAGCTGAAATAGATGAACTTCAGGCAATCGCCAGGAAATATGAAGCGCTTGCAAGAGAAAAACTAAAAAATACGGCTAAAGGTACTGATGATGATACTGAAAAGGATGAATTAAATCTTGATGAAGCAAGCTATGAAGATTTGAAAAAATATGAAGAAAAACTTTTGATAGGAGGTAATTAA
- a CDS encoding RrF2 family transcriptional regulator: MNATSKTIYAIIALIELARQKNELLKGATIAKKYGIPRRFLELTLSELKIHGLVDSKKGAHGGFLLVKQPEEISLYEIINITERDLVIFDCRKFINKDGCDMLRIFDELNEEILSILKKVTLRDILNKADKIYKNLNFII, encoded by the coding sequence ATGAATGCAACATCAAAGACTATTTATGCTATAATTGCCTTGATTGAGTTAGCGAGGCAAAAAAATGAATTATTAAAAGGAGCAACTATTGCTAAGAAATATGGAATTCCTCGTAGATTTCTCGAGCTCACCCTTTCAGAGTTAAAGATTCACGGCCTTGTTGACTCAAAAAAAGGAGCTCATGGTGGATTTCTCTTAGTAAAACAACCTGAAGAAATCTCTCTTTATGAAATAATTAATATAACGGAAAGAGACTTAGTTATATTTGATTGCAGGAAGTTTATAAACAAAGATGGTTGTGATATGTTAAGAATTTTTGATGAATTGAACGAAGAGATTCTTTCCATATTAAAAAAAGTTACGCTGAGAGATATTTTGAATAAAGCAGATAAAATTTACAAAAATTTAAATTTTATAATTTAG
- a CDS encoding helix-turn-helix domain-containing protein translates to MKFYSVEEVAELFGISRMSVYRYIDEGKLRAVKLRGEKMGRVKVSYDALVEYIRENTTTEMIFKMKRKSEEIKRLLGECEKKQCNCAVKDRLRIIYDALR, encoded by the coding sequence GTGAAGTTTTATTCTGTGGAAGAAGTGGCAGAGCTTTTTGGCATAAGTAGAATGAGTGTATATCGCTATATCGATGAAGGGAAGCTCAGAGCTGTAAAACTAAGAGGCGAAAAGATGGGAAGGGTTAAGGTTTCGTATGATGCTCTGGTGGAGTACATCAGGGAGAATACGACAACGGAGATGATTTTTAAAATGAAGCGTAAGAGTGAGGAGATAAAAAGACTTTTGGGTGAGTGCGAAAAGAAACAATGCAATTGTGCCGTGAAAGATAGGTTGAGGATCATCTATGATGCGCTGAGGTGA
- a CDS encoding Mu transposase C-terminal domain-containing protein, producing MKLTAKEIAEILGVSRVAIIKRAKKENWLYVEEANPNGGKPIKYFIAESLPDEIRTKLVGNVTAQCNHNVTECNHNVTTQLSEDKEENKAEKINNVTLNVTCEIGSHLENTDNKSKIEKGSLVTPRLRNQNWGYKGTKEPKNCPTKELPKDEIWISISEASNLIGISERGVRKSCDKGKYKFIYTPSNKGRGGKTYKVALSSLPAEAQVKWVLDNNEKAKGLDAAITDKLSPMAILEIEKMKNVISVGSTKLNDKEKEELGLILKMIDEAKRAPIGISKRKHIENVARKYKKGRSTLERYIKIFNNSGIAGLKKLVSRKREKSLYAWDVEAIEFLKGVYLRGIRAGNKISKEKAYDAVVAEAKKRGWKVGSVSSAYQYLNDINHLLIKYAKGGRQALDNFFYIARDYSDLEPFQIVVGDQHQFDFWVRDIETDEIFRPMGYFFVDARTRLVYGFALSGRKYSSYTIGLALRMGLVTFGFFKSIYTDNGKPEISKYISSITKDITSFGAESKDFAELYKTNDGHWVIEDENGEIIAAATDVEDYRRKARAYNAKAKLIERFFRTFEDLLVYLGVPGRVVNKNDSSENRRESEKRLAEQIDKENVLTYEEFALRVFDAVKIYNNRKHESLKKSPLEQLAYCIKHEGFTVVLPESIEEIDKVFFVRAKRKVHRGRVQINNILYEANAELRDGDLTAGLWHLPDKTEVEIRYNPFDASIAYAILPDGSERELKPITYGSMIDKELTKSLIERKRSLMSAVTEKYKEYIKGVPEVLKYSKIKTVKKKSKKAQDSCENLTNEEILKRIKEHKEESNKVKPIKLMRSKIITSSVDKYEDILIRELMGEFLSSADLDFKRRYEAQLSDEEKKYWEAWRKIHGAKSSYGGV from the coding sequence ATGAAACTAACGGCGAAAGAGATAGCGGAAATACTTGGTGTTTCAAGAGTGGCTATAATCAAAAGGGCCAAAAAAGAGAATTGGCTTTACGTTGAAGAGGCCAACCCTAATGGTGGTAAGCCAATTAAGTATTTTATTGCAGAATCTTTACCTGATGAAATTCGCACAAAATTAGTTGGCAATGTAACCGCTCAATGTAACCACAATGTAACCGAATGTAACCACAATGTAACCACGCAACTGTCTGAAGATAAAGAAGAAAATAAAGCCGAAAAAATTAACAATGTAACCTTAAATGTAACCTGTGAAATTGGTTCACATTTAGAAAATACTGATAATAAAAGTAAAATTGAAAAAGGTTCCTTAGTAACCCCTCGACTAAGGAACCAAAACTGGGGTTACAAAGGAACTAAGGAACCTAAAAATTGCCCGACTAAGGAACTTCCAAAAGATGAAATTTGGATCTCAATTTCGGAAGCGTCAAACCTCATCGGGATTTCTGAGCGTGGTGTTAGGAAGAGTTGTGACAAAGGAAAGTATAAATTTATTTATACACCATCAAACAAAGGTCGTGGCGGCAAAACCTATAAAGTGGCTCTTTCTTCTTTGCCGGCAGAAGCTCAGGTGAAATGGGTGTTAGATAATAATGAGAAAGCAAAAGGATTGGATGCAGCAATCACTGACAAGCTTTCTCCTATGGCTATTTTGGAGATTGAGAAAATGAAAAACGTTATTTCTGTTGGCAGTACCAAACTTAACGACAAAGAGAAAGAAGAGCTTGGGTTGATCCTAAAGATGATTGATGAAGCTAAAAGAGCGCCTATCGGCATAAGCAAAAGAAAGCATATAGAAAACGTGGCAAGAAAATATAAGAAAGGCAGAAGCACTCTAGAGAGGTATATAAAGATTTTCAACAACAGCGGAATTGCTGGACTGAAGAAACTTGTGAGCAGAAAACGTGAAAAGAGTTTGTATGCGTGGGATGTGGAAGCGATCGAATTTTTGAAAGGTGTGTATTTACGAGGTATACGAGCCGGCAACAAGATAAGTAAAGAGAAGGCTTATGATGCTGTTGTAGCCGAAGCTAAAAAAAGAGGCTGGAAAGTTGGCTCAGTCTCTTCTGCATATCAATATCTAAACGACATCAATCACCTTTTGATAAAATATGCAAAAGGTGGAAGGCAAGCTCTGGATAACTTTTTCTATATTGCAAGAGATTATAGTGATCTTGAGCCGTTTCAGATTGTTGTGGGGGACCAGCATCAATTTGATTTTTGGGTTAGAGATATTGAAACAGACGAAATTTTCCGGCCGATGGGATACTTTTTTGTGGATGCCAGGACAAGGCTTGTTTACGGCTTTGCTCTGAGTGGTAGAAAGTACAGCTCTTACACGATCGGGCTTGCTTTAAGGATGGGGTTAGTAACATTTGGTTTTTTCAAATCGATTTACACTGATAACGGCAAACCTGAAATCAGTAAATATATAAGCAGTATTACAAAAGATATTACCAGTTTTGGTGCCGAGAGTAAGGATTTTGCTGAGCTTTATAAGACTAATGATGGGCACTGGGTTATAGAGGATGAAAACGGCGAAATTATAGCTGCAGCTACAGATGTAGAAGATTATCGTAGAAAGGCAAGGGCCTATAATGCGAAAGCTAAACTCATTGAGAGGTTTTTTAGAACATTTGAAGATTTGCTGGTGTATCTTGGTGTACCTGGCAGAGTTGTGAATAAAAATGACAGCTCTGAAAATAGGCGCGAGAGCGAAAAGAGACTAGCTGAACAAATAGATAAGGAAAATGTGCTTACTTATGAAGAGTTTGCCTTAAGGGTGTTTGATGCTGTCAAGATTTATAATAACAGAAAACACGAGTCTCTGAAAAAATCTCCACTTGAGCAGCTTGCATACTGCATCAAGCATGAAGGGTTTACGGTTGTGCTGCCTGAAAGTATTGAAGAGATCGATAAGGTATTTTTTGTAAGAGCTAAAAGGAAGGTACATAGAGGCAGAGTGCAAATCAACAATATTTTATATGAAGCAAACGCCGAGCTTAGGGATGGTGATCTTACCGCCGGTCTCTGGCATTTACCAGATAAAACTGAAGTGGAAATTAGATACAACCCGTTTGATGCGTCTATTGCTTATGCGATCTTACCCGACGGATCTGAGCGTGAGCTAAAACCTATAACTTATGGCAGTATGATAGACAAAGAGCTCACTAAATCGTTGATTGAAAGAAAGCGTTCATTGATGAGTGCCGTTACAGAAAAATATAAAGAATATATTAAAGGTGTTCCTGAGGTTCTTAAATATTCTAAGATTAAGACAGTTAAAAAGAAATCTAAAAAAGCACAGGATTCCTGTGAAAATCTTACAAACGAAGAGATTTTAAAGAGAATCAAAGAGCACAAAGAGGAGAGCAATAAAGTCAAGCCTATCAAGCTTATGAGGAGCAAAATAATCACATCGAGCGTTGATAAATATGAAGATATTTTAATTAGAGAGCTGATGGGCGAGTTTTTGAGTAGTGCTGATCTGGATTTTAAGCGTAGGTATGAGGCGCAACTGAGTGATGAGGAGAAGAAGTATTGGGAAGCGTGGAGAAAAATACATGGGGCAAAAAGTAGTTATGGAGGTGTGTAA
- a CDS encoding N4-gp56 family major capsid protein, producing MPTVTGTTNPELFPAFYDKKLLSYVKANLVTLQFAQRRSLKKNSGRQITFTRFEPLPANTTPITFQPTPSTGKAIATQQITATVDEYGDYIDLDEFTDITSYVPLLSETTDLLAYQARLTLDTLCMNEIANGTNVLYAGGKASADALLSTDVLTKDDIRKAVNILKNANIPPMPDGFYVCLIHPDKLDNLFTSSELIQLSVASKDSFEKGVVARFGGVKFIDTTLMPTFINAAATPITVYKTVIFGQNAYGIVDIDGQSVTMTYTNLDKLNRVKTVGWKAYFVAKRLYEDALIRIESA from the coding sequence ATGCCAACAGTAACAGGAACAACTAATCCTGAGTTATTTCCTGCTTTTTACGATAAAAAGCTGCTCAGTTATGTAAAGGCAAACCTTGTAACACTTCAGTTTGCTCAAAGACGTTCTTTGAAAAAAAATTCTGGAAGGCAAATCACTTTTACAAGATTTGAGCCTCTTCCAGCAAACACTACGCCAATAACATTCCAGCCTACACCTTCAACCGGCAAAGCTATAGCTACTCAGCAGATCACTGCAACTGTTGATGAATATGGCGACTACATTGATTTGGATGAATTTACAGACATTACAAGCTATGTGCCTTTGCTTAGTGAGACTACAGATCTGCTCGCATATCAAGCAAGACTCACTCTTGATACTCTTTGTATGAATGAAATTGCAAATGGCACAAATGTGCTTTATGCCGGAGGAAAAGCAAGCGCAGACGCACTGTTAAGCACTGATGTGCTTACAAAGGATGATATTAGAAAAGCTGTGAATATCTTGAAGAATGCGAATATTCCACCTATGCCTGATGGTTTTTACGTGTGTCTCATACATCCTGATAAGCTTGACAATCTGTTCACTTCTTCTGAGCTCATTCAGCTTTCTGTGGCAAGTAAGGACAGTTTTGAAAAGGGTGTTGTAGCAAGATTTGGCGGGGTAAAATTTATTGACACAACTCTGATGCCTACATTTATCAACGCTGCAGCAACGCCTATCACAGTTTATAAGACGGTAATCTTTGGCCAAAACGCATACGGCATTGTGGATATTGACGGTCAAAGCGTGACTATGACTTACACCAATCTTGATAAATTAAACAGAGTGAAAACGGTGGGATGGAAGGCTTATTTTGTGGCAAAAAGACTTTATGAAGATGCATTAATTAGAATTGAAA
- a CDS encoding host-nuclease inhibitor Gam family protein has product MQMLKEKNSEVLAEIDSKLAKIRELKIQAETIKAESDNEMKKIKAKYSKKLQVVKSEIDRLDKEIKGLMKRKRAEIFAGGDTAELQNGKLYFMVRQVVRKARNVTVSLLKSLGYADGIRIEEYVDWSKIEKWPDERLAAIGTERMEKEEFKYELYSK; this is encoded by the coding sequence ATGCAAATGTTAAAAGAAAAAAACAGCGAAGTGCTGGCGGAGATTGATAGTAAGCTGGCAAAAATTAGAGAGTTGAAAATACAGGCTGAAACGATCAAGGCTGAATCTGATAACGAGATGAAGAAAATTAAGGCAAAGTACAGCAAAAAGCTTCAGGTTGTGAAATCTGAAATAGACAGGCTGGATAAGGAAATTAAGGGATTAATGAAGAGGAAAAGAGCAGAAATATTTGCTGGTGGTGATACTGCGGAGCTTCAGAACGGAAAATTATATTTTATGGTGAGGCAAGTTGTCAGAAAAGCGAGAAACGTCACTGTGTCTCTACTGAAAAGTCTTGGATATGCTGACGGAATCCGCATAGAGGAGTATGTTGACTGGTCAAAAATTGAGAAGTGGCCTGATGAAAGGCTTGCTGCGATCGGAACTGAGAGAATGGAAAAAGAGGAGTTTAAATATGAGCTGTATTCTAAATGA
- a CDS encoding phage protein GemA/Gp16 family protein, whose product MKVLKGRDGISENELRRKMIAKVHIAKKEAKICKLCGNVHFAELCTKCGSIYNREMTDFDYRTFLLYASGKTSCKNMDIFELSEVLRFFKLAGFQGAKKMNFEEAGREVKKKMLKKLKAEAERKLGAGWQNRVNRFCQERIGVSALEFCDIEQLRQVWAFLRRASKGV is encoded by the coding sequence ATGAAGGTTTTAAAAGGGAGAGATGGGATAAGTGAAAACGAGCTTCGCAGAAAGATGATTGCAAAAGTGCATATAGCCAAAAAAGAAGCAAAGATTTGTAAGCTTTGCGGGAATGTGCATTTTGCTGAATTGTGCACAAAGTGCGGTTCGATTTACAATCGTGAAATGACAGATTTTGATTATAGAACGTTTTTGCTTTATGCGAGCGGGAAAACAAGTTGTAAAAATATGGACATTTTTGAACTTTCTGAAGTGCTAAGATTTTTTAAGCTTGCCGGATTTCAGGGTGCGAAAAAGATGAATTTTGAAGAGGCTGGCAGGGAAGTTAAGAAGAAAATGCTTAAGAAGCTCAAAGCTGAGGCTGAAAGGAAGCTTGGAGCAGGCTGGCAAAACAGAGTAAACAGATTTTGTCAGGAGCGAATAGGAGTATCCGCTCTTGAGTTTTGCGATATAGAGCAGCTTAGGCAGGTGTGGGCATTTTTAAGAAGAGCTTCTAAGGGGGTGTGA